AGCGGCTCTCAGACGGCTATGGAATTCTTCTATAGATGCCTGGCGTAGCTGTTCCTCCGGGTTATGGATGTAATAGATATCTACACACCCAAGACCGAGGTTCTGGAGACTGCATTCGAGCTGGTTCTCCAGGTATCGCGGCGTCATACAGTGACTTCCCGCTACTATATCTTCCGGTCTTACGATCCCTGGCTTTATAAAAGTATCGATAAGGTATGTTTTCATATCCCTTGGAGGGGAACCATCAAACGGTATGTAGCCTCCCTTTGTTGCAACGATTATCTCATCGCGTGAAGCCTTGCCCTCTCGGAATAGGGTCTCAAGGGCCGCTCCTATGGAGCGTTCACTCCTCTGAAACCGGTAGTTGATAGCGGTATCAATCTTGTTGCAGCCAAGCTCTACGGCGCGAATCACCGCATCTCGGTATCTCATGTCGGTTTCGCCATCGTAGTTTCCAAGGTATGAACCGAGTCCGATCGAAGAAATCCACAAGCCCCGGGTTTCCCGAAAGTGCTTGGGGGTGGTTTGATGCTTTAATCTATCCTTATATCGAGACGTGCCTTCTCTGGTAGCGTGATGATTCATAATGTTTTCTCTAGTTCGAATTTGATAGTTCCTATTTTAACTGAATACGAATGGATTAGTGGAAAATGAAACTAATTGGTAATAGCTAGACGGTATAATAACAGACAGTGTTCATGAAGGTTGTATCGGTATGCAACGGCTATTTCCTAACTGTCATTCTGAACTCTTCGATTTAGCTCAGGGCTGGCTCCAGCCAAGAATCTAAAGAGAATATAGATCCTTCGCATAGTTTATCCTGAGCTTTGGCGAAGAACTCAGTATGACAAAACTAGCTTAGCCTAATTTGTAAGCACCGAAATTAGTTGCACAGTTAGCTCAGACTATGAGATATATCTGAATATTAGGGTTATTCGAAGACAAACCGTTACCGTCTTCAGAAAATTGAACATCCTGCAGCATGCTGGTACCTCAGGAGCATGCAGAATGTAGAATTATACTGCCCCTTTAAAAGGTCTCAGCAAACGAACTTAGGTTTCCGAGAATGTACGTCAGGGAGTTTCTCAGAAAGGGGCTAATCAGTATTACTGTTTAACCTTGGTAACTTTACTCGCTTGGAGTCCCTTTGGACCTTGCACTACCTCGAATTCCACAACTTCGCCCTCAGCAAGGGTTTTAAAGCCGGCATCCTGAATAGCACTATAATGGACGAATACGTCCTTACCATCGTCTTGCTGAATGAATCCGTAACCTTTGGATTCATTAAACCACTTTACTTTACCTCTTAACAAATTAGCGCCTCCTAAATTATTTTAGTTTCTTAATATTGCACGCTTTTTATGCTTTGTCAAATGTTTCGGCCAAGCTTTTGCTCATCCACTTCTATTGACATTGAGTAGGGTTCTATTTAGCCTAGTTTCGGAGAAAGTAAATAGCAAATCGGAGGAGGTAAATGGAATATGGCTGAGGAAAGACCAGGCGCAGTGACGATGAGAGGAAATCCGGTTACTCTGATAGGACCCGAGATCAAGGTTGGAGACAAGGCTCCAAAGTTTACCGCTCTTAAAGCCTTAGGTTCTCCCATTACCCTAGATGACCTCAAGGATAAAATAAAGGTATTTAACGTAGTTGTATCCGTAGATACCCCAGTTTGTGATGCACAATGCAGGCGTTTTAATGAGGAAGCGTTTAAACTTCCGGACGATGTCGAGATTTACACCGTGAGCATGGACCTACCATTTGCCCAGAGCCGCTACTGCGGCGCTGCGGGAATCGATAAGGTGAAGAACCTATCTGACTACCGCGATGCTTCGTTTGGTGAAGCCTACGGAGTTTTAATAAAAGAGCACCGCCTGCTGACTAGGGCTATATTCGTAGTGGATAAAAATAATACCGTTCAGCATGCGGAGTATGTCAAGGAAGTGACCGAGCATCCAAACTATGATGCGGCGCTAGCCGCAGTAAAGAAGTTAACCTGAGGAGTAGATTAGAGGACTTCACTTTTTAAGATGCATGCCGGGTGGTTTGAAAGCTTTGAATAGCCTTAATCAGTGTGTATCCTTACATACATAAGATTTGTACTTAATCCTAAGGAGGACAGTTATGGGGCTTGGAGATATGTTCAATAAAATATTCAAAAAGGAAGAGGGAAAAGGCGGAAAGACCGTAGAAATCAGCGATGAGAAGAAGACGATGATGGATGTAAAGAATATGGCGGAGACTCCTAGGACTGAAAACATACACAAGCTTGAGACCCTAAGCATCGAGGAAGCCGTTGACCAAACATCTCAACCTCGGGAGAAGGATGATTACAAAGGCGACAAAGATGAACAAGACTTAAAAACAGAAAGCGGTACGGCTCAGCCCATTTCCAGTCAGTCGGGTTCCACAGAGCCTGCCGACACTTCCGGTGTGGAGCCTGCCTCGGACCAGGTCACCGAGGAGAAGGTGTTTGAGATTTTAAGTGATATATATGACCCGGAGATTCCTATCGACATCGTGAATCTGGGCCTGGTTTACGGTGTCCAGGTTGAGGACGGAATAGTAAACGTAAAAATGACATTGACCTCACCGGGATGCCCTACGGCGGGGCAGATGGTCCAGGAGGCACAGATGCTTATAGAAGAACTCCCCGGCGTGAAAGAGGCCATAGTAGAGGTCGTTTGGGACCCTCCCTGGGACCCTAGCAAGATGAGCGAAGAAGCAAAGAGGGCTCTAGGCTACATCTAAATAAAGCAAATAACAAATACTAAGTTACAAATCACAAACAAATTAAAATAAGTTTGCAATGAACCTTAGCTTGAGAATTCCCTTTGGGTTGCCACATAGTTTCCGTTGTAATTGTGAGCACATTCGTTTCACTCAGTGCAAACTCAGCAAAGCAATCTATTTAGATTCCTCACGTAGTTTATCCTGAGGAATCGAAGGACTCCTTGCAATGACGTGTAATATTGCTTACGCAGGTATTTATACTATGCGGCTCGCCTCATGGAGATTCATTGTTTCTAGTTAGTTACTTCTCATCATTTGGAATTTGTTTTTAATTTGGGGCTTGAGATTTGATATTTGTTTTGGTCATTAAAGTTTGTTCTTTCGAAGGAGGATCTTAGCATGGCAAAAATGCCCAAGATAGGAGACAAGGCGCCGGATATAGAAGCAGAAACCTATGGAGGAAAAAAGATAAAGCTTAGTGACTACAAGGATAAAAAGGCAGTCGTGCTTTACTTCTACCCAAGGGATAATACACCCGGGTGCACCAAAGAGGCCTGCTCGATGAGGGACGGGATGGAGATGCTGGAAAAACTCGGGGTGCAGGTGCTCGGTGTGAGCACCGATAGCGTCAAATCACACGAAGGTTTCAGGGATAAGTACAACCTCAATTTCCCCCTTCTGAGCGACAAAAGTAAGAATATAATAAAGACCTATGGTGTAGAGAGCGAGCATGGCTCGGCTAGAAGGGTGACTTTTCTCATAGATAAATCGGGTGTGATCAGACATGTCTGGGAGAAAGTCAACACCTCTCAACACGCCCAGGAAGTAGCCGAAAAGATAAAAGAATTAGAGCTCAAATAATTAAACCACGAATTTACACAGTTTGGCACGAATAAGAAAAAAGAATGATGCAGGATACATGATGCGAGATTAATGATGTTTAAGTGCATCGTGAATCCATGCGTTAGCGGCTAATTAGAATTTCTAAAATGACCTATTTCCCTAGAGGCATTTTTGTGACCGGCACGGATACTGGAGTGGGGAAGACCGTCGTATCCGCTGCACTCGCCTGGTCTTTAAAGCAATCCGGTAAAAGTGTTGCCGTGATGAAACCGGTGCAAACAGGGACCAATACCGGCTCTATTATGGACATCGAGTTTGTGGAAAGGGTCATGGAGATGAATTATCCGTTAGAAGAGGTCTGCCCGTATCGTTTTCCCGAGCCACTCGCTCCCCTGGTTGCAGCGGATATGGCGGGGGAGAAGATAGATATAGAAAGGATAAAATCCCTCTTCCGTAAGCTTACTTCGAGTCATGATATTACGGTTGTTGAAGGCGCGGGTGGGTTATTGGTTCCGGTCACTGAAGATTATTTGATGTCCGACTTAGCCTTCGATTTAGAGCTACCGATTGTTATCGTTACCCGTCCAAGCCTGGGAACGTTAAACCATACGCTCTTAACGGTAGAGTCGGCAAGGGCTAGGGGTCTCAAAGTTTTGGGCATCGTGATTAACCAATTTCCCTCCTCCCCCGGCCTTGCCGAGCGCACTAATCCGGGGCTTATACTCGAGATGACCGGGGAGAATATAATTGGAGTTCTACCTTTTGATACCGGGGTCTCAGTTGAAGAGGGGAGGGTGGGGAAAATTAGAGAGATTTCTGGCTCCTGTTTTATTAGAGTGCTTGGGGGTAATTTTGTGATTGAAGATTTTTTGTCCAAGCTGAAATAAATTCAGGTCCTAGAAAACTAGGGAAGAAATCCGCTGAAATAAAAAAATATGGATGAACCTTGTGTTCACCCATTAAAGATGAATGGGGCGAATACCAGATTCACCCCTACAATTGTGAGGGTAAAAAAAGCCCGGTCGAAGTATCTGTGTTTCCTACTTTCTTTGTGTGGGACCACCCCTAACTCTCTCTCACCTCTCTCCAAAGTAACACACCCCGTCCTAACCTCCCTTCGAGACACCCCTCTCCAGAGGGGATTTTTGTGGAAGGTTTGACCTGTTGATGTCATTGGAAGAGCCCTTTGGGGGGTATACATCGAGCAGGTTCGATACTTTAATTAACGGTGAATAGCAAAAAATATCAATGCATCCTGGCTTAACTTGACAGATTTCCTTAGTATGATATACATACTAGGCATTTTTCGTTTTAAAAGCCGTAACATTCCGTAAAACTGCACTCCAGTTTAAGGTAGAGAGATGAGAGGACTAGCCAAATTCTTGCCGTTTGCTCTGCTTGGTGTACTTACTCTGGCCGGCATATATTTTTATCCACTCAATCGACCTGCTGAAAGCAGTACCAAAGGCCCAACCCAGCCCATACTATTCAGTCATAAGATTCATGCCGGGGAGAATCAGATTGCCTGCGAGTACTGCCACAGCTACGTGTCCGTATCCCCCTGGCCGGGCATACCGTCGGTTCAGAAGTGTATGGGGTGCCACAATCAGGTTGCCGGGCGGGACGTGGAATATGTACTGGATGACGGAAGCAAGATAAACATTAAAAATGAAATTGCCAAGGTAAAGGAATATTGGAATAAGAAGACTCCTATTCCCTGGGTAAAGGTTCATTTCCTGCCTGAGTTTGTTCATTTTACCCATAAGCGCCACATTAAGCGCGGGTTTCAATGTGCAGACTGTCATGGAGAAGTGCAAACTATGGACGTAGTCCATAAAGTTAACAAGCTGGAAATGGGCTGGTGTCTCGGTTGCCATGAGCAGAATGCTAAAGATCACGAACAGTTGACTCAGCTCAAGGATTGTTTGACCTGCCACTATTAGTTGGAGGGAGAAATGTCTGAAGGTAAAAAATGTGATTTGACCAGGCCCGTACCGAGGAAGGCAGAAGGAATCACCGCGAGCGGGATAAAGAGAAGGGATTTCCTAAAGATAATCGGAATAGCCGGAGGCACGGCAGCGGTTACGGGCGCTTGCTCTCCCGAACCGGTGGAGCAAATAATCCCCTATGTCATACCACCGGATGATGTGATCCCCGGAATCCCCAAATGGTATGCGAGCACATGCACCGAGTGCCCGGCGGGCTGTGGGGTGCTGGTCAAGAACCGCGAGGGCAGAGCAATCAAGATAGAAGGAAATCCATCGAGCCCGGTCAATTCCGGGAGCCTTTGTGCCCGCGGTCAGTCAGCCCTCCAAGGACTCTACAATCCCGACCGTGTCCGCGGCCCGCTCAGTAAAAACGCTTCCGGCAAGTTTCAGCCGACGAGCTGGGAAGCCGCACAAAAAGCCCTCCTGGATAGAATAGTGGAGATTCTGAAGCAAGGGAAAGGAAATAAGATCGTATTTATGACCAACAACATCTCCGGAAGCCTTGGCGACCTTGTAGCAGAGTGGCTGGCGGCGCTGGGCGGTGGAAAACACATCGTCTATGAAACATTCAGCCACGAGCCGATAAAGGAAGCAAATAGGATTGCATTCGGAATAGATAAAATTCCAACCTACCATATCGAAAAGGCAAAGTATTTACTATCGTTTGGCGCGGATTTCTTGGAGACATGGCTTTCTCCTACGGAGTACGCGGGCAAGTTTAGCCGGATGCACAGCTATAAGGACGGGAGCATGGGGAAATTCGTCCAAGTAGAGCCAAGGCTTTCTCTGACCGGAGCGAACGCTGATGAGCGGATTCTCATCAGGCCGGGTACGGACGTGTTCCTGGCACTCGGTATTGCTAACGTAATTTTGAACGAAGGCTTAACCGGCTCCATTTCTCTTGATGAAACTGCCAAGATAAAGAATCTTCTTAACAACTACACACCAGATAAGGTCTCATCACTCACCGACGTGCCCGAAGATACAATCAATCGCCTGGCGAAAGAATTTGTGGAGATGGGCCCGAGCATCGCCATAGGCGGAGGCGCAGCAAATACCGGAACCAACGCCACTGCCACGCAGTTAGCCATAAATATTCTCAACTATGTCGCCGGAAACGTCGGGGAGATGGTTAATTTCGGTGAGTCGCTGTCTATCTCCGATATAAGCTCGTTCAAGGAAATCTCGTCCCTGGTCGATTCTATGATAAACGGAGAAGTGGAGATTCTTCTCCTCTATAACGTGAACCCCGTATTCACCATGCCCAAGTCCATGAGGTTTGACCAGGCTCTAAAGAACGTCCCTATGGTGGTGAGCTTCTCGAGCTTCATGGATGAGACCGCCGAGCTTGCTAATCTGATACTCCCGGACAATACAACCCTGGAAAAATGGGGAGATTATGTCCCCAGGGAAGGAGTTTATGGATTGGTCCAGCCGGTCATGACCCCCGTTTTCAACACCAAGGCCACGGGTGATGTTATTCTAGCAGTGAGCCAGCAGATTGACGGCGTAAAAGAGCAATTCATCTGGAAGACATTCTACGATTATTTGAGGGATTACTGGAAAGGCAAACATCAGCCCAGGTTTGCCCCGGAAAAGGATTTTGAAACCTTCTGGGAGGAATCGGTCCAGGGCGGCGGAGTGTTCCGACAGCCGGAAAGCGTGCAAGTTCAACTCTCCGACTCCATTCTGCAGGTCAATTTTGGCGACGCCGAGCCGGTGTTTGAGGGAGACGGCGACATGTATTTCATCCCCTACCCATCCTCACGGTACTATGACGGAAGAGGGGCTAACAAACCTTGGTTGCAGGAGCTTCCCGACCCCATTACTACGGCCTGTTGGGATTCCTGGGCGGAAATACATCCGGATACCGCCGCGAAGTTGTACCTGAGGGAAGGGGATTATGTGTCGATCGAGTCTCCTTACGGGAAGCTGGAGACTCAGGTCTTTGTGCATAATGGCATAAGGCCGGATACGGTAGCCGTACCCATGGGGCTCGGACATACCGCTTACGGAAGATATGCCCAGAATCGGGGCGTCAATCCCATCAGCATTCTGCGAATTGCCCTCGATGAACCCTCCGGCGGTTTTGCCTGGCTTTCTACGAAGGTGAAGATCTCCAATACCGGGAAGCGGGGTCAGTTGGTTAAGACCCAGTACACCATGACTCAACACGATAGGCATATTGCCCAGGCGGTGACCCTGGGGGAGCTGGCCAAGGGCATACATGAAGAGCATCACGAGCACCTGACCATGTATCCTCCTCAAGAATACATAAATTATCAGTGGGGTATGTCCATCGACCTTTCTAAATGCATAGGATGCGGGGCCTGTGTTACTGCCTGTTATGCTGAGAACAACATACCGGTAGTAGGGAAAGAGCAGGTAGCCCGGAGACGGGAGATGTCCTGGATCAGGGTTGAGAGGTATTTCGAAGACGACGGAAATGGTGGGACGGAAACGAGATTTATTCCGATGCTATGTCAACATTGCGGAAACGCTCCGTGCGAGCCGGTCTGTCCCGTTTATGCCACCTACCATAACCATGAGGGTCTTAATGCGATGATATACAATCGCTGTGTTGGGACCAGGTATTGCTCCAACAACTGCACCTACAAGGTCAGAAGGTTTAACTGGTTTCAGTATAAGTGGCCCGAGCCGCTAAACTGGCAGCTTAATCCGGACGTCACCGTAAGGTCGATGGGGGTTATGGAGAAATGTACCTTCTGCGTGCAGAGAATACAGTTCGCCAAAGATATAGCAAAGGACGAGGGTAGGGACGTAAAAGACGGAGAGGTGACGCCAGCATGCGCCCAGGCTTGTCCGACAAAAGCGATAGTTTTCGGCAACTTGAAGGACCCGGAAAGCCGGGTATCACGTCTTTCAAAGGATGAGAGGGGATACCGAGTTCTCGAGGTGATAAACACAGATCCGGCGATTACCTATCTAAAAAAAGTTAAATGGGATAAAGCATAATGAGCCAGGAAACTACGATAACCTATTCAAAAGTAAACCGGGATATAATCCGGATGCTGGACAAGCCTACCGTTAAATGGTGGGCACTATTTTTGTTTGACCTGGCTGTTCTGGGCGTTGGTCTTATCTGCTTTATATATCAGATCTATACTGGGTTGGGGGTTACCGGGTACAGGCATCCGGTTTTCTGGGCGGTGTACATCACTAACTTCGTTTTTTGGGTAGGGATAGCTCACTCCGGCACATTGATATCGGCTATACTGTTTCTTTTCCGGGCAAGATTCAGGCTGTCTATCTACCGTATTTCCGAGGCGATGACCGTTTTTGCGGTCGCCACCGCCGGACTTTTCCCGCTTATACACCTGGGAAGGATATGGAACTTCTACTGGCTTTTTCCTTACCCCAACCAGCGCGAGCTTTGGATTAACTTCAAGTCTCCTCTTATATGGGACGTCTTTGCCGTGAGCACATACGCAACGGTGAGCACCGTTTTCTTCTTCGTAGGGATGATTCCGGACTTTGCGGCAATAAGAGACCGGGTGATAGAAAAACCGAGGAAAATCCTTTATTCAATTTTATCCCTCGGCTGGAAGGGCTCAAACTGGGAATGGCTTCACTACACTAGGGCGTATCTATACTTTGCCGCCTTCGCTACCCCTCTGGTTATCTCAGTCCACAGCGTGGTGTCCTGGGACTTTGCTATGGCCAATACTCCGGGATGGCATACGACGATATTTCCACCCTACTTCGTGGCCGGGGCTATCTTTTCCGGACTGGCCATGGTGATCAGCCTGGTCGTTCCCATCCGTAAAATCTTCCACCTGGAAGAGTACATAACCGTAGATAACTTTGAGGCCATGGCTAAGATGATTATTCTCACCTCTCTTATCGTTACCTATGCTTATGTAGTCGAGCCTCTTATGTCCTGGTATAGCGGAAGCCCTTATGAGTGGGGGCAAACCGTATATAGAGCCAAAGGCCCTTATGCCCCTATGTACTGGATAATGGTTTTCTGTAACGTGTTGGTTCCCTTGCTTCTCTGGTTCAAGAAGATCCGTACCAACATAAACGCACTCTTTGTCATATCTCTTTTCATAAATATCGGGATGTGGTTTGAGAGGTTTAATATCATCGTAATTTCATTATCGCATGAGTTTGAGCCCGGCGCCTTCGGTATTTACAAGGTCTCTCTGGTCGAGCTGGCAATCACGGCGGCAAGCTTTGCCTGGTTCTTCATGTTCTTCCTCTTGTTCGTGAAGTTTCTTCCGGCGGTCTCGATTGCCGAGCTGAAGGAGATCTTGCCGGCGCCCACCAAGGAGGCAAAACCACAATGAGAAGCGACCAGGGTGTACTGGGGGTTTTCTCCTACCTCGATTCTACCGTACAGACTGTCAAGAAACTAAAGGAAGAGGGCTACAGAAATCTCCGGGTATTCTCGCCTTTTCCCCATCACGTGATCGAAGAGGAGCTAAAAGAGAGGGAAAGTATAGTTCGTTTCTTCACACTCGGTGGAGCGACATTGGGTGCTATATGCGGCCTTGGATTCACTATTTTGACCTCTCTATCTTATCCTCTTCGGGTGAGCGCTAAGCCGATCGTTTCCCTTGCCCCTTTCATGATCATAGTGTTTGAGCTTACCGTCCTTCTGGGGGCTCTGGCTACTCTTGTCGGCCTTCTAATTAATTCGCGCCTGAGGCGGAATGCACCTATATCTATGTATGACCCCCGGTTTTCCGAGGACAAATTTGGGGTGATGGTAGTTTGTCCGAAAGAGAGCATAAGAAAAGTAGAGGAGATCTTAAAGTCATCCGGTGCGGAGGAGATAAAGTTTGAGGGAATCTAAGCCGATTTCGGATTGCGGGATGCAGATTGCGGATTTTGATCTGACCCCTAAATCCGAAATCTCAAATCCGCAATCGGAGTGGAGGTAAAGCAGGATTGCTCAGGAGATCAAAAAACTATTTCTTACTCTTCATGATGGCAGTAATTCTGGGGGCTATTAGGGTCTTTGCCATGCCCTGGTCGGACGATATGTATCAGCAACCCTCGATTTGGCCTTATCAACTGCCCTTGATATACCCGACCGATTCTGTCGCCACCGACGGGACGACGGAAAAACCGGGAGATAGAGAGAAGATCGAAGCGATAACGATGAATCCGAATAAGGCAACTGAGGCTTCTATACAATCGGGTGAAAAGGCGTTTGAAATATACTGCGCTGCCTGCCATGGTCCCCAGGGAAAGGGAGACGGGCCGGTGATAAAGAGGGGATTCTATCCGCTTGACCTCACCTCAGCCGGGGTCCAGGGTAGGACAGATGGGTACATATATGCTTATATCAGGTACGGCGGGAAGGTGATGATGCCTAGCTACCGGGAGAGCATAACTTCGGGCGAGGCGTGGGATATCGTGAATTTTGTGAGGAAGCTCCAAGGAAAGCTCAACACTTCTAATACTACAGAGGAGAAAACACAGTAAGATGGACGAGAGCATTAGAAACGAAATCCTTTCTAAGAGACCGAAGCCCTCCGTTTTTCTCCTCGGGGTTCTTATACTGCTAGTAATCGTGGGTCTTGTTGCTTTCATCAGGGGTGCAATGGGTTCGGCATCGCAGGAAGCCTGGCAGATTTATCTGGTTAATTTTATTTTCTGGACCGGAGTGGCCCAGGCGGGCATTGTGTTTTCCTGCGCTCTGCGTATAACATCGGGAAGGTGGGGCCGGCCGCTTTTGAGGGTAAGCGAAGCTCTGGGGTCCTTTCTCCCGGTGTCTTTCCTTCTACTCTTAGTACTTCTTTTCATTGGCAGTAATCATGTCCTGCCTTACGCGACGGAACATTATCATCATCCCAAGGATATTTGGCTCAATATGTCTTTTGTCACCGGCAGAAACGTGGTCGGCTTTCTCATTCTCTTCATCCTGAGCCTTATCTACCTTTATTATTCCTTGAGACAGGATTTGGGAGGGGCCGAGGGGAAATTGTCCGGCCTTTGCGCCTGGATTGCCTCCGGCTGGAAGGGCGATGAAGAGAGGAAGGAGTGCTGGAACAAGTTATCCAAGCTTGCCCCGGCCATTGCTCTGATCTATGCCGCGGTCTTAAGCATAATAGCCTGGGATTTTATGATGTCCCTCGACCCTCACTGGTTCAGCACGTTGTTCGGCCCATACTACTTTATCAGCAGTTTATTAGCTGCGCTCGGCGCGACCATTATTTTTTCTACGTTTGTTAGAAAACATCTAAAGTTGCAGGATTATATAACCCCATTCCAGTTCTATGATATCGGAAAGTTGCTCTTAGGTTTTTCCATGTTCTGGGTTTATCTGATGTTCTCCCAGTTCCTGGCCATCTGGTACGCTAACATGCCCGAAGAGACCGGGTTTGTCATTGCCCGTACCCGGGTAGAGCCATTCCAGTCGCTGTCCTGGGTGGTGCTTTCATGCTGTTTCTTTTTCCCGTTTATCTCCCTTATACCCAGGACGACCAAGGTGATTCCAGCGATACTGTCCTTTATCGCCTCGATCTCTTTTATCGGTTTATGGCTGAACATTTTTGTTCTAGTTATGCCTTCATTTTCTCCGGAAATAAACTTTGGCTCCACCCATATTCTTATAACCCTCGGTTTCCTGGCGGCGTTTGTTCTCACATTCCTATTTTTTATAAAGACCTTCCCCGTTATTCCGGTGGGAGACCCTCTATTTAACGGGAAAGCCGGTTCCCGCCACTCTGGAGGACACTGATGGAAGATAATGAGAACTTAGAGAAACTTATTCAAATGGTCGTGGCCGGAATCGTCGTCGGCGTTTTAGGCTTTATTTTTACGATAGCGGCAGTGGCGTTGTTCGGTCCGCACCTCCAGGATCTTTTGAAAGGACTCCCCTGGGGAGTAGGCTGACTGCTTCGACTTTGTTCCGGTTTACCATAATCACCAATCATAAACCATTCTGTTTTGAAATGGCCATAACTTTGGGACGGCTCAATTAGTCCTACCTCAATCTAACTAAACGGCTCTCAAAAAATTGGTTTTATTCTGGACTTGTGGGTTTGATCGGAGCTTGTATTGGTAATATTTACCTTAGGAAACCTGTAAGCAAGAAGCTCGTGAAACGCAAGGTATACTGTTTAATTGAGGAATCGGAATCTACTGTCTGGTTGTTTATAATGTTCAAGTGCCCTATGAGCTTTAAGGTAACTCTCCGGGTTTCGCATCATATTCATTAAACGAAAGACTTTAAATGCTATTCCGATGTTCATGCCCCTCAGGTTTTTGAGTAGTCTTAGGATAAACCTGGGTCCAAATTTTGCGTTTAAGTGCCCGAGATTATAAAGGTCTGCAAACCGCACATAAAAGCGCTCAAGAGGGAGTCTGGTGGGAAGAATACAGTGTAAAAGATCATACATTAGGTAATTACTTGTAGTAAGTTCAGATTTTCTGCTTTCATAGACTTCAGTTCCGGGAAGAGGGGTAAGTATAGTATAGCTAGGGGCTATTAGCTCATTCACGATTGCATACTCCTTTAGGCGATCAAAGTCCTCTTCAGTAAACATGGGATCGACAA
This DNA window, taken from Thermodesulfobacteriota bacterium, encodes the following:
- a CDS encoding aldo/keto reductase: MNHHATREGTSRYKDRLKHQTTPKHFRETRGLWISSIGLGSYLGNYDGETDMRYRDAVIRAVELGCNKIDTAINYRFQRSERSIGAALETLFREGKASRDEIIVATKGGYIPFDGSPPRDMKTYLIDTFIKPGIVRPEDIVAGSHCMTPRYLENQLECSLQNLGLGCVDIYYIHNPEEQLRQASIEEFHSRLRAAFEILEKKVSDGKVSVYGAATWNGFRQQPDSRGYLSLEKMVKIAEEVAGENHHFKVIQLPYNLAMPEALVARNQSVEEESASVIEAAWRLGVTVVASSSLLQSQLSRNLPDFIGEYLIGLKTDAQRALQFGRSTPGISTALVGMSNILHVEENMQLAKIPPASPEDLQKLFTHEG
- a CDS encoding cold-shock protein — its product is MLRGKVKWFNESKGYGFIQQDDGKDVFVHYSAIQDAGFKTLAEGEVVEFEVVQGPKGLQASKVTKVKQ
- the tpx gene encoding thiol peroxidase, with the translated sequence MAEERPGAVTMRGNPVTLIGPEIKVGDKAPKFTALKALGSPITLDDLKDKIKVFNVVVSVDTPVCDAQCRRFNEEAFKLPDDVEIYTVSMDLPFAQSRYCGAAGIDKVKNLSDYRDASFGEAYGVLIKEHRLLTRAIFVVDKNNTVQHAEYVKEVTEHPNYDAALAAVKKLT
- a CDS encoding metal-sulfur cluster assembly factor, whose translation is MGLGDMFNKIFKKEEGKGGKTVEISDEKKTMMDVKNMAETPRTENIHKLETLSIEEAVDQTSQPREKDDYKGDKDEQDLKTESGTAQPISSQSGSTEPADTSGVEPASDQVTEEKVFEILSDIYDPEIPIDIVNLGLVYGVQVEDGIVNVKMTLTSPGCPTAGQMVQEAQMLIEELPGVKEAIVEVVWDPPWDPSKMSEEAKRALGYI
- a CDS encoding peroxiredoxin — protein: MAKMPKIGDKAPDIEAETYGGKKIKLSDYKDKKAVVLYFYPRDNTPGCTKEACSMRDGMEMLEKLGVQVLGVSTDSVKSHEGFRDKYNLNFPLLSDKSKNIIKTYGVESEHGSARRVTFLIDKSGVIRHVWEKVNTSQHAQEVAEKIKELELK
- the bioD gene encoding dethiobiotin synthase, which translates into the protein MTYFPRGIFVTGTDTGVGKTVVSAALAWSLKQSGKSVAVMKPVQTGTNTGSIMDIEFVERVMEMNYPLEEVCPYRFPEPLAPLVAADMAGEKIDIERIKSLFRKLTSSHDITVVEGAGGLLVPVTEDYLMSDLAFDLELPIVIVTRPSLGTLNHTLLTVESARARGLKVLGIVINQFPSSPGLAERTNPGLILEMTGENIIGVLPFDTGVSVEEGRVGKIREISGSCFIRVLGGNFVIEDFLSKLK
- a CDS encoding cytochrome c3 family protein, which gives rise to MRGLAKFLPFALLGVLTLAGIYFYPLNRPAESSTKGPTQPILFSHKIHAGENQIACEYCHSYVSVSPWPGIPSVQKCMGCHNQVAGRDVEYVLDDGSKINIKNEIAKVKEYWNKKTPIPWVKVHFLPEFVHFTHKRHIKRGFQCADCHGEVQTMDVVHKVNKLEMGWCLGCHEQNAKDHEQLTQLKDCLTCHY
- a CDS encoding molybdopterin-dependent oxidoreductase, coding for MSEGKKCDLTRPVPRKAEGITASGIKRRDFLKIIGIAGGTAAVTGACSPEPVEQIIPYVIPPDDVIPGIPKWYASTCTECPAGCGVLVKNREGRAIKIEGNPSSPVNSGSLCARGQSALQGLYNPDRVRGPLSKNASGKFQPTSWEAAQKALLDRIVEILKQGKGNKIVFMTNNISGSLGDLVAEWLAALGGGKHIVYETFSHEPIKEANRIAFGIDKIPTYHIEKAKYLLSFGADFLETWLSPTEYAGKFSRMHSYKDGSMGKFVQVEPRLSLTGANADERILIRPGTDVFLALGIANVILNEGLTGSISLDETAKIKNLLNNYTPDKVSSLTDVPEDTINRLAKEFVEMGPSIAIGGGAANTGTNATATQLAINILNYVAGNVGEMVNFGESLSISDISSFKEISSLVDSMINGEVEILLLYNVNPVFTMPKSMRFDQALKNVPMVVSFSSFMDETAELANLILPDNTTLEKWGDYVPREGVYGLVQPVMTPVFNTKATGDVILAVSQQIDGVKEQFIWKTFYDYLRDYWKGKHQPRFAPEKDFETFWEESVQGGGVFRQPESVQVQLSDSILQVNFGDAEPVFEGDGDMYFIPYPSSRYYDGRGANKPWLQELPDPITTACWDSWAEIHPDTAAKLYLREGDYVSIESPYGKLETQVFVHNGIRPDTVAVPMGLGHTAYGRYAQNRGVNPISILRIALDEPSGGFAWLSTKVKISNTGKRGQLVKTQYTMTQHDRHIAQAVTLGELAKGIHEEHHEHLTMYPPQEYINYQWGMSIDLSKCIGCGACVTACYAENNIPVVGKEQVARRREMSWIRVERYFEDDGNGGTETRFIPMLCQHCGNAPCEPVCPVYATYHNHEGLNAMIYNRCVGTRYCSNNCTYKVRRFNWFQYKWPEPLNWQLNPDVTVRSMGVMEKCTFCVQRIQFAKDIAKDEGRDVKDGEVTPACAQACPTKAIVFGNLKDPESRVSRLSKDERGYRVLEVINTDPAITYLKKVKWDKA